TCCGAGTCCATACACGTgctgagggaaaggagggagaggtgtCTGGCTAGGGCGGAGGTGGAAGATGGGGGCACAGGTCTACCTCCCCCGACCCTCCCCCGACCCTCCGTCTCTACTGGGGGCGCCACAGGCCTGcggcgggcgggggcggggcaGGACCGGCCTCTCTGGCCCCGCAGGGAGGTGGGGGGCGGGTCCCCCGGGAACTGCTCCTCCTGCCTGCCGCTGCTTTAAGAGGCTGCTCCGCGGCTGCGAGCGGGGCCGGAGCCACAGCCGGAACGGGAGGACCGAGCCGAGAGGCAGGTGCACGGCTACGGGACGGTTAGCGGCATGACTGGCCACCACGGCTGGGGCTACGGCCAGGACGACGGTAGGAGCAGACCCCGGCCGACCCGGACCCAACTGGATTCGCCCCAGCTCTCGCACCCAGCCGGGTTCCTGGATCCGCAAGCCCCCACCCTCCAAACTGGACCGGGACTCCTCTCCCGTCCAGACCCCCAAACCCGACCCAAGCCCTGGTGACCCCAGCGCCGGGCGCAAAGTCCTCCCTGAGCCCGGGCTGCCCCCGCCGCCTGCGAGCGATCCGGCTGCTGAGCGCGTCCTGCCGCTTCCTCCGCGCAGTCCCCGACTGCCCTGCCGGCTGGGCCCCAGGCCCGGACACTCACGCGCTCTGCCCGGGCGTGCGCAGCGCGAGGAGGTGGCCCAGGGCAGCTGGGGGCGGTCGCGGCGGAGCGCTGTGCGCGGGTGTCGGTGCGGGGAGCACGCACGGCGTGTGTGCGGGGACCTCGGGGGAGCTGGGCTTCGCGTGGGCAAGGGCGCAGTGTCCCCAGGAGAGAGTTTCCCCGCAGAAGTGACCAAGCTGCCTTGTCGGCTGGTACGTGAGGGAAGGGGGTGTTTGGGGGCGGACGCATGTGTCTGGGTGTCTACAGCAAGCGGAGTGTTTGAGCACGTCTGAGGAGTGGGAGCCAGCGGCCCACACCATCCTCCTGCTTTGACCAGGAAGATTGCTCCTTcaccttgcctcagtttccttaggatgcagagagagaagaggcagAAAGTGAGAGCCAGACGGCTTGAGTGCGGGTCTGGGGCAGGTCAGCTCCCTTTGGGGCCATTTCTTACCAAGCAGGAGTGGGGGTGACACGGCGGGCGTGAGAGCTTCCCCATTTCCCTGAGATGAACAATGAGGACCCAGAAGCAGGGAAACAGCTcagggcaggtgggggtggggagagagagagctttgATGGGAGGAGCACCCCCAGTCCCATTTTCCCTGGGAAAGGTGGTCACTTTGTGAGGGAGGGCGCTGTCCCGGACTACAGTCTGGGGAGACAGAAAGTTGCAACGGACCAGAGGGACTCAGGGAGGTGTTTGGAGTCTCTGGACCCCAGGAGCAAATATTTGGAAGAGAAACCCAAATCTGGGAATGAAAGAGCTggaaatattcagaaaaagaTGACAGGGACCAGCAGAGCTGGAgaaagaggcagaggaggggcaggcTGACAGAACCCATAGGTGTCTTTCTCTCAGTACCTACTCTGGTGTGCTTCCCCCAGACTCAGAGTCCTCTGACTCCAGGCGTTCTTGCTAGTCCTACCCACCAGCCCTGAGCACCCAGTACGATGGGACTGCCCCATGGGCCCCAAGCAGCTGCCCCTTAGACCAGAGCTTCTAGTCTAGGGACAATGATGAAGGGAAGGACAGAGGACAGAGGTGCCGGCATGCGACAGTGCTCACAGGCCTTCAAAAATAACCCAGCGGGGCTGGGCCACAACTCTGAGTCATCCATTGGGGACACAGCTCTGTCGGCACCTGCTGCTGTTTTCTCAGGAAAACTTAAGAAGCCAAAAAGGGGGAGAAGCACCAGCCGGCAGTAGCTCTAAAAATAGGCTGCATCTCAGGATGTTCCCCAGGGAGATGCGGAGCCTCTCGGCTGCAGATGGAgcctctgggaggcaggtggtggGTGCTCGTGGGTGtgatgcaggtgtgtgtgtgtatgcgtgtgtgtgcatgcatgggCATGTGTTTTGCTGAGGTCCCTTACGTGTGCAAACTTGGGTTTCCAGTAGGGGATATTCACATGTGAGGGTACATATGCATGTGCTAGGTTTAGCCTGCAGggctatgtgtgtgtttgtacacatGCGTGTTCTGGGCCCATTGAGCCCAGGTcattgtgcacatgtgtgtgcatatgtgcagATCTACATGGACCTGTAGGCACGTGCATGGTGAGGGAAACTGGGTGTATTACAGGCACGTGCTGTGTTTATACTAGTGTGTGAGTGCGTGCACATGCTTGAGTGGCCCTGGGTtccctcatttgtgaaatgggatCACTCTAGCTTCTGTTTCACAAGTTGGTTGTGAGGAGCAAATATGTGTCCCAGAGCTAAAGCTTGACTGATGTGAGTTTTTGATATTATTACCATAAACACTAATATTAAATTGCTCAAAGTGCTGGAAGAGGCAAGATTCCTGATAGAGTCATGTCAGAGACTTCATATACGTAGTGGCCTCTCTGACATAGTGCTGGGGGTCGGGGGTTGGGAGGAATCTCACTACTCAGAACCACTCCTGAGCCTGTAAGCTGTGTTATGTTCCTTTCCACGCatgacctctctgggcctcctgtCAGCATTGGGAGGTGAGTTTTAGTGAGATAACTTCATAGACAAGGAAATGGAGGCTGAGAGGGGAAGTGTCAGAGCTGGGATCAGAACTTTGGGCTGTGCAGCCCCAAAGCAGGGACTTACCTCTGAAAGGATGCCAAAGTGGCCATACCCCCTGGGTGTCCTCAGCTTGCAGCCCAGAAATCCTAGCTGGCCTGAGTCCTTGCTCCCCTCCGCACCTGCAGGCCCCTCGCATTGGCACAAGCTGTATCCTATTGCCCAGGGAGACCGCCAATCACCTATCAATATCGTATCCAGCCAGGCCGTGTACTCACCCAGCCTGCGGCCACTGGAGATTTCCTATGAGGCCTGCATGTCACTCAGCATCACCAACAATGGCCACTCTGTCCAGGTAGACTTCAATGACAGCGATGACCGAACCGGTAAGTGGCCCCTGCCAAAACCCTGTGTGCCTGTGCCCACTGGGGTCCTAGCCCTGTGTTAGGCAGGTTCATGAGGGGCAGCATCCTGTGGTAGGTAAGGAAGGCGCCACCTCTCACCTCTGTAAAGCCTTGtgctgagcctcagtctccttatgCATAAAATGGGAGTAATGAGACCTGCCCTCTAGAGTCATAAAgcggaaaaatgaaaaaaaagaagtgactttTGTAGTTCTGGCATACAGCAGATATTCGAGAAATGCcaattcccctccttccctttcattTAGTGTTTCAGATCAGGTTTGTTTTCACTCCCTACCCCATCACTGACCTGTTTTGTGGCCTAAAGCCAAACCCTCCACCCTGTGTGATCTGGCCAAGCCCatcagggagagagaaggaaggtgacatttctctgtgccaggcccttTGCTAAAGTCTCAGTTAGCTCATTTATTACTCTTAAGAACCCACCCCTCAGATAAGCAAAAAGAGTCTTGATGAGCTAGGGATTGGCAGAACCAACATGCTCCAGCTCCAAAGGTCTCTCTCTCGAATTCGCCCATCACCTCAAGATCCAGCCATCTTGTGCCAGAAAGAAGCTGGTTGGAACTCATGGAAGCTCCATCCAAGCCCCTTTGCCCTGGGATTACAGTCCAGGTTTTTTCACTATAAATTCCTAGGCAGAGGCCTCAGGAGTGTTATTCAGTGAAGAGATTTTTCTCCCTATGAGGAGGATTGGGAGAAGGGGTGATGGAGTAGTGTAAGGAGTTTCTTGTGTTCTACTAGTTTCTTGTGTAAGGAAGTGACTGATTCTTTGCCCCCCTCTCTCCCCTATCCACAAATACCATGAAAGCACTCAAGGGAACTTTATTtcaaacagaaaatcaaaatgcagaaaagaagagggaagctAGGGCTTTCACCAGTGATCTTCAGTGCTTAGTCCCCAGTTCCCTGGTAGgctaggaaaaaagagaaagaggatcaGTTACAGTTCTTGCTGCAGAAGGAAAGGAGTCTAACAGATCCTTACAATAGAAACAAGTAATTTCCTGATACTGAAATCTAAGAAAATCTCCCTGAGCTTTGGGGAGGGGACATAGGACTATAGATGATCCTAGATGACAGTTTATAAAGGAGCTGTTTTCATGTGATTGTCCTTTCAATAGCCTACAGAGGGCAATAAGGGCTTAACTCAGACATTAGTAGCTCAGTAAAGGCCACTGGGTTGGGGCAAACCCCAAGTGGTCATACCTTTGGATCACTGGGCTGGGTCTCACATTTAGACCTGGCTAGGGCTCCTTTCCTTGCCAGAATTCTCAGGCCTGAGGGTGCAGGGAGCCAATGAAATGAGAAGTGAGATGGTTGGAGCTCTGCCACTCACCCACTGTGGGTTGCTCTGGACGTCAAATGGGTTGATGCCAGCAGAGTACCAAACACACAGTGAGTGCACTGTGGGTGGTAGTACATCCTATGGtctgaaaggaaggaggaggctAAGGGAACCAAGCTCAAGGGGTTAGGAAAGGGGTCGCCCCACCCCAGACCACAGTATGGGGTCCCAGGTAGGGCATACTCAGAGGGTGGGCCCCATACATACTTATCTTAGCTGCTTCTGCCTCCTGGGGATGGGACAGCCTGATTGGAGCACTGCCCACAGCCACTACCCCATCCCCCAGATTCCCTTTTTTGGACTCCTAGCATTGCCCAGGAGACAGTCCCTGCTTTTCAGATAAGGCAAGACAGCAAGGAGGGGCTTTTGGACTATCctattctcctcctcctcctcctcttcttttttcttctccttctccttgaAGGGCCACAAGGGCAAAGCCCTAGTCTGATCACCATTACAGAGGGGCCTAGTGGAACTCTGAGCCTGGGGCCGTCACCTGATCCAGGGGCTCACATTCAGGTCTGGCTGGGGCTCCCCTCACTGACAGATCCCTTTCAGCTGGAAATTCTATCAGTCCCAGGAAGCCTAGTGTGTGGCCCCAGCTTACCAGGTATCAAGGTGAGAAAGTCACAAAACCAGCACAAATGGGGCCCTCCAAAGAGGCCATTTGTGGGAGGAAATGCCACTGGAGGCACCTGGGCCTGGCCAGGAAGGTGGGGACCCTGAGGAGCTAGCCTCCTCCTTTGGGAAACGCCAAGTTTAGAGTAGGTTTAAGATTCTAGGGAGGCAGCACAGCCTGGTGATTAGGGCTGGAGCTCCAGAAATAGAAGATACAAGTTTATACCCTGCCTCAGTGCCTTActatatgaccttgggcaagtgctttgctctctctgtgcctcagcttcctcttttataaaatacagataataataGGTTCTGTCCCTCATGGGCTTTTGAGGACTAAACAAAAGAATCCTTCTGACCCACTTGTGGGTCAGAGTTTCAGACATGGGTATCCTCATTGTTAGTGGGAGCCTGGGAAGCAGGGTGCTAGTCTCCATGGGAAGTCAGGCAGGAGTGAGAAAGAAGGACAGACAGAGAGCTGTACTCTGTTAGTCCCAGATCTCTCTGCTACCTGCAAGCTGTTGGGATTCTGCCCTGGCCTCGCTCAAGGGCTGAGGGAGCTGGTAGGGACTGACTTAAGCCCAGTCAGcccagtgaatttttcttttttttttttggccggggctgggtttgaacccaccacctctggccgatgggaccagcgccctactccttgagccacaggcgccgcccagcccagTGAATTTTTCAAACGAAAAATGTAttccccttgggaggctgaggcaagagaatcgcttaagcccaagagtttgaggttgctgtgagttgtgatgtcatggcactctaccaagggtgacaaaatgagactctgtctctaaaaagaaaaatgtattcccTTCTTGGGCTGCCGCCCTGATCTTGGCACTGGGCTGTGTGATCCCCTCCTATCAATTGCCACATGCCCCACTTCTACCCACAGTGGTGACTGGGGGCCCTCTGGAAGGGCCTTACCGCCTCAAGCAGTTCCACTTCCACTGGGGCAAGAAGCATGACACGGGTTCAGAGCACACAGTGGACGGCAAGTCCTTCCCCAGTGAGGTAAGGGCCCTCCACCACCTAAAtcctcagctacttggggaagGAGTGTGGGCTGGATGGTCAGGGGCTGAGGGTGCCCAGGGTGGGATTctggagaggggaagaaggaCCACTCAGGGCCTCTGAGAGAGACACCTTCCATCTACCCCCAACACAGAGCCTTCCCCCTGAACCCTGCCTGCTGCCTCTCCTGGTCTGTGTGTCCAGAAGGAATTTTCTGAAGGGCCAATCCAGTCTCAACACACCCTTGCTGACAACCATTCAAGGTTGAGCTTGGCATTCAAGGCCCTGCATGAACTAACCTTGCCTGGCCTCTTCTTCTACCTGACCTCTTCCCACACTGAGCTGCATGGAATGAATCCCTTGTCCACATCTGGCTCCTTCATGCTCCCAAGCTTGGGTCTaatctgttctctctgcctggaatgcctttCCCCAAGGCTTCCCTCTGACAACCCCCTACTTATTCCCTGACTCAACTGCAAGCAACACCTCCTCAGGGAAGTGTCACACTGGATGGCCATCATCTACTTCCCAGCTAGTTCACTGAAAGGCAGGGCCCAAGCTGGGGTCTTTTTTGAGTGCCCTGAGGGTCAGGAAAACACTGGGGCCCAGAACTGGGCAGATGCTACCTGTGGTCTTCTGGGGCTTTCATGGGGCCCCCAGGATCCCAAGCCTGGGAGGTTTCACAGCCTCCTCCCTCCTATGAAGAGGCCAGAGTCAGGCAGGAATGAGGGAAGCCTGGATCAGAGCTCCCACTTCCCCTTGAAGGTGCTAAGTGCTGGCCTATTGTTGCCCCATAGTTGCATCTAGTTCATTGGAATGCCAAGAAATACAGCACCTTTGGGGAGGCAGCCTCAGCCCCTGATGGCCTGGCTGTAGTTGGCATCTTTCTGGAGGTGAGTGGTGGTTCCCCTCAGCCCACAGGTGTATAGAAGGCCTGGCATTGCTCCTAGTTCTGGAACATGGTGAGCTCTGGTCTCATACTGCTCTCTCCTGTCAGACAGGGGATGAGCACCCCAGCATGAACCGTCTGACAGATGCACTCTACATGGTTCGGTTTAAGGTGAGAAAGGGGGTCAGTTTTTCTGACCCAGAGCAGcctggtggggtgggaggaggaggctggaTCATGGAGTGGGCCCATCCTCTCCCTCATTCTGGCAGCAAACCCTTGCTGAGACTGGGGATGTGGGGGGTGGTCAGGACATGTTGGGTCCTGCACCTGACTCTTCATCAGGATCAGAGGCCTCACTGGGTACCCGCATGCAACCTGGGTGGATATAGGATTGATAAAGATGCTTGTCATGTTAATGGTGGTCTGACCGGCAGCCCCACAGAGGGCAGCTGAAGGCAAGGGAGGGCACATGGTAACCAAAGAGCTCCAGGAACTGCAGTTTTTACATACAAGCAAATGGGCGTAGAGGGCCCTGCCTAGGCTGGAAGATGGCATCATGGGTCATAGATGTTTGCCCATAATTTGCATCAATGGACCATGGTGAAGCCTAAATCCTGCTGATAGAAATAGGCAGGGAAACTGCAGGTCTGGTCCCTGTGCTGATTCCTGGGCTCCCCAACCCTGTCCCAGGGCACCAAGGCCCAGTTCAGCTGCTTCAACCCCAAGTGCCTCCTGCCTGCCAGCTGGCACTACTGGACCTACCCAGGCTCCCTAACGACTCCGCCACTCAGTGAGAGTGTCACCTGGATTGTGCTCCGGGAGCCCATCCGTGTCTCTGAGAGGCAGGTGAGTCCTCCCAGAGCACCAGGTGGAGGCATGTGGCTCTCAGGGCCCATCCCAGGTAGGGTGACTCTCCTGGCCACTAACATACAGCCTGTGGTCCCACCATCAAGATTCCTTCCTATCTTTTGCTAATAAACTTTTAGATTCTTGGCTGGGGAGTTAGCTTGATTGTTAATCATTAGGATTTAGACATAGGCTGGGAAGGGAGATTCCTGGATCTTGGGACCAGCTCTTGTCTGTTGGAATCTGAAGGCTACATTTGCTGATGTCTTAACTTAGAGAGGCTTAGAACTAGAATGGGGTGGAGCAGGATCTAGGCTCAGAGGCCCTTAAAGAGTTAAGTAAGTGCGGTTGGGGTCCCCAAGAGGTAAATAAGTGGGGGAGATGAGGGACAAGCACtaggggcaggaggaggaagaagtaGAGCCAGCTGGGTAGGGTATGCCAGATAATGCATCTGGGGTCGTAGAGGACCACAGCGCTCCGCTTCTGTCCTGAACATCCCTTCTGTTTTCTCAAGATGGAGAAGTTCCGGAGCCTGCTTTTCACCTCAGAGGATGATGAGAGGATCCACATGGTAAACAACTTCCGGCCACCACAGCCACTGAAAGGCCGCGTGGTCAAGGCCTCCTTCCAGGCCTGAGCTGCCCAGCTGGCCACTAGGGCAACATCTTCCCAAGGGCTTCCATGTCAGCAGACACCAAACCATTTGAGGCTTCCTGCCTTGGGGGTGCTATGGACCCCTCTTCAGCCAGCTTGCTCCTTGGTGACCCTGGAGGCGTTTTGATGGGACCCTAGAGTTTGGGGCCGTCAGCTGCTCTGGGGACAGGAAGGACAGGAGTTGAGCAGGGGTCCAAGCCTGGGGCTGCCTCTGCTCTCCAAGACCCAAAGGCCCCTGGGAACCTTCTCTTGTCTTCCCTACTGGTAGTGGCAGCTACCCCATCCTGAGCTCACACTGTGATGGATGCGACCGAGCTCCCTGGAGCAGGCAGCTGGCACTGCCAGAAAGACTCAAGCAATAATTAGAGGTGGGCAGGGCTGCCCTCTCGGCATTACCTCTTCTGCAGGCCTCTGCCATGCACGCACCTCACTGCCGGGCCATTAAAATCAGCACCCAGCCCGCTGGAGGTGACTTGGCCTTCTCCCTCCAGCCACCTGCTACCATAGGCAGGCTCTGGCTACAGCTTATGTAGTATCTCTCCTTGTCCCCACCCAGCCACCAAAGCCACCTACATAACAATCCATCCATGTTTAATTAATAAATTCATGTATCCATGCAACAAATACCAATGAAGTGTCTGTGCTGTTGCTAGAGATCTGGGGAAGGGCCAGGGACTCTCTCTCCAGGCTAATAGGGAGCCATCAGAGTCTGTCACAGAGGAGGGGCAGGGCCAGGTGTGCAAATGGGGAAGATGCTTGTGGACAGGGGATGGGCAGGCAGGAGTGGCAGCAGGAAAGAAATGATGGTCAGTGTCCGAGAGGAGGGGGACACAAGAATGCTGGATGAGAGAGATTCAGGAGATGGAGCCCAAAAGACAGCTCTGGCTGTCTAGATAAGAGAGAGGAAGCCAGGGTGTGTCCCTGGGCAGAGAGTGGGGCCTCCACTGGGATCCCTGGGGAGGAAGTGATGTGTTGGACACATAGCACAGGTACATGGGGCTCTGGAAGGAAAATTTAAGGAGGCATGCTCCCTAAGGCCCTGACCCTGCATGTGCATGACCCCAGGAGTGAGTGCCTCCTTAAATTTGCACCTGAACCATCTGTCTTGCCTCGTCCTAGTTCCAGCCCAAGTCCAGAGAGCTCCCCCAAAGCAAGGTCACAGTTGGGTTTAGAGACCCAGTGATCACTGTGATCAAGGTAAGACACAGGCAGGTGCAGGCGGCAGACAATGAGGGGACTAAGGAATGGGGGAAGGTGAGAAATGAGGATATGCAGAAAAGTGGGGAGGGTGTCTGCTCAGCTTGGAGGTGGGTGGCTGTGGCAGCAGGGGAAGAGATGCCAGTAATGTGCCTACCAAGACAGCAAAGGGCCTGGGGCACATGCCCAGCCCCTCCCTATGATCCAACAACagtcattatccccatttcacagatgaagatgAGGCTAGGGAGGTTGAGCAGGGAAGTGGTAGAGCAGGATTTGAATCTGGATCTGTCCAATAACTCTCCTGTTCTATACGAGAGCAACAGAGCCTAAAGGAGAGAGGGCAGGACACTTATCCTGGTGGCAGCCACCTGGAGGTGGAATAATAGTTCTGATGCTTCTGACGGTGCCAAAGGTTTTGTCCAGTTTCTCCCGGGGATGTTGGAACCACAGATCTGGCTCTGCAGAGGACTTAGAAAATGAGAGCGAGTTCTATAATAATTATCCAGAGAATAATTATTCTGCCAAGAATCCTTACTCCCTGAGTCCTTTCCCttaattcatttcttaaatttaaaactatCTTAATGCCAAAAGTGGCCTCTTTATGTTACAATCACAGCCCAAGATTTGTCCCCATTACATTCAAATGGGATGTCCCAGCTGTAGTCTTCAGCAAACCTATCCTCAAGGGACCCAGGACTGGGTCCTGAGTCTTGGGAGTCCTTATCCAGGGCAAGATCGCCTTCTAGAGGTGACGCTGGGCACAATCGGAAACACTGGAGACAAGATGGGCTCTACTTGCTCCCAAAACCCTAGAGAGTCCCTGGGTGGTCTTTGGAGAGATCCTGGCAGGGCTGTGGGCCCAAGGGAACAGCCACAGCATGCTGAGTCTGTGCCCTGGCTGGGGGTATAGGCTTCCTTCCAAAGCACCTCCTGGAGGAACCAGGTTCTGGGTCCCAGAGTGGGTCCCTTATTTGGGGTGGGCCTCAGTAGGTGGGGTGGTTATGAAGACCTAGCCCATATGGAGTTCCTTCTGCAGAGGCTCCCAACCACATGGTTACTACCATAGCTGCTGCTGCAGAGACCTAAGGACCCCTAAGGACCAGTCATGGACACCCACCTGCTAGGGTGCTCATCAGCAGGGAGAGTGTTCTATAACCTGAGCAATGACTGGGTACAGGGACAGAGAGGGGATTGAGGCAGAGACTGCAAGGTAACCTAATAGAGTTGATGCCTACGAGGGGCCACCGCTGATGTCTAAGCTTAGAGGGGCTGGAGCAGGGCAGAAGCATTTCAGCTGCAGTTGGAGCTGGCCCTGAGGTTGGAGAAGGATGCTAGACAATTGTATCTGCCCAGTGTGGGCATTTGGGGAGCCTCCCATGTCCATGGGTCATGGTGCCAACTCCAAGGCCACCCTCAAAGCAAAATTACTGCCATTTGGCTAAGATTCAGTGGCAGGGGGATATGACTCTTGAAGCATAGGATGTTCTGGCATTTGTCCCCCAGCCAGAGGCAGGACCTGGGCAATGTATCCCTTTTGGAGGGAGCCCTAGGGAAGACATACCAGCTCAAACTTGGGTTTCATGTCACATGTCACTTAAGCCCTTGGAAGCTTGTTTCCTCCtctctaaaatggaaatgatataaAGTGAGCTGCACCTGCaatttgaaattttctaatagctatatcaaaaatgaaaaaggaaacaagtcattttaaaaatgtttcatttaacccagttatatccaaaatatatccattttaattgtcaagattttttaaaaagagatattttaCGTTCTTTTTTGTATATCTTCAAAATCCACTttgtattttacacttacagTACATCTCAGTGCTGACTAGCCTTATCTCATATGCTCAAAAGCCATATGTGGCTGAGTGTGGTATCatgtgccagtagtcccagctacttgggaggcttttgaaaagaggattgctggaggtcaggagttcaaggctacagtaagctataacctgtgaac
This region of Nycticebus coucang isolate mNycCou1 chromosome 2, mNycCou1.pri, whole genome shotgun sequence genomic DNA includes:
- the CA7 gene encoding carbonic anhydrase 7 isoform X4, which produces MSLSITNNGHSVQVDFNDSDDRTVVTGGPLEGPYRLKQFHFHWGKKHDTGSEHTVDGKSFPSELHLVHWNAKKYSTFGEAASAPDGLAVVGIFLETGDEHPSMNRLTDALYMVRFKGTKAQFSCFNPKCLLPASWHYWTYPGSLTTPPLSESVTWIVLREPIRVSERQMEKFRSLLFTSEDDERIHMVNNFRPPQPLKGRVVKASFQA
- the CA7 gene encoding carbonic anhydrase 7 isoform X1, translated to MTGHHGWGYGQDDGPSHWHKLYPIAQGDRQSPINIVSSQAVYSPSLRPLEISYEACMSLSITNNGHSVQVDFNDSDDRTVVTGGPLEGPYRLKQFHFHWGKKHDTGSEHTVDGKSFPSELHLVHWNAKKYSTFGEAASAPDGLAVVGIFLETGDEHPSMNRLTDALYMVRFKGTKAQFSCFNPKCLLPASWHYWTYPGSLTTPPLSESVTWIVLREPIRVSERQMEKFRSLLFTSEDDERIHMVNNFRPPQPLKGRVVKASFQA
- the CA7 gene encoding carbonic anhydrase 7 isoform X2; protein product: MTSLGLLSALGGPSHWHKLYPIAQGDRQSPINIVSSQAVYSPSLRPLEISYEACMSLSITNNGHSVQVDFNDSDDRTVVTGGPLEGPYRLKQFHFHWGKKHDTGSEHTVDGKSFPSELHLVHWNAKKYSTFGEAASAPDGLAVVGIFLETGDEHPSMNRLTDALYMVRFKGTKAQFSCFNPKCLLPASWHYWTYPGSLTTPPLSESVTWIVLREPIRVSERQMEKFRSLLFTSEDDERIHMVNNFRPPQPLKGRVVKASFQA
- the CA7 gene encoding carbonic anhydrase 7 isoform X3; amino-acid sequence: MTGHHGWGYGQDDGPSHWHKLYPIAQGDRQSPINIVSSQAVYSPSLRPLEISYEACMSLSITNNGHSVQVDFNDSDDRTVVTGGPLEGPYRLKQFHFHWGKKHDTGSEHTVDGKSFPSELHLVHWNAKKYSTFGEAASAPDGLAVVGIFLETGDEHPSMNRLTDALYMVRFKMEKFRSLLFTSEDDERIHMVNNFRPPQPLKGRVVKASFQA